The DNA sequence GCCGGACCTCGCCACCTTGGAGGAACGTCCGACCGCTTACGGCAATCCGATTTTGTTTCCCTTCCCCAACCGAATCCGCAACGGCACGTGGCAATTTGAGGGGGAAACCTATCAGTTTGACAAAGCACCCGACTCTCCAACAACGATCCACGGCTTGTTGTTGAATCTACCGTATCAGGTCGAGAGCCATGTCGCCGATGAGAACGGAGCAACACTCGTATGCTCACTGAATTCTCAAGATTTCCCCGATGTTGCTCGCCAATATCCGTTCCCTTTTAGAATCGAGATTACCTATACACTCAAAGATGCCGCGCTAATGATGGGGATTGCCATCAAGAATACGTGTGACCGAAATATGCCTGTTGGGTTCGGTATACACCCTTATTTTAGCGTAGACCTCGGCACCGAGGCGAATGCCGCCAAAGCGATAATTACCGTTCCTGCTGCGAAGTATTGGGAATTGGACGAGGTCCTCGTGCCAACCGGTACACAACACGATGTCGCTGACACACTGGACCTCCAGAAAGGACAACCCTTCGCTAAACTGAAACTCGACCATGTTTTCACGGACGTTCAATTGGTTGATGGGGTCAGTCGATGTCTCATTGAAAATAAAGATACCGGATACGGCATGGTGATGGAATCGGACGCACAATTCACGGAGCTTGTCGTCTATACACCGCCTGATAGGGATGCCATCTGTTTTGAGCCTTACACCTGCCCAACGGATGCCATCAATTTAGAGGCGAGGGGTATCCCAGCAGGCGTGATTGTGCTTGCCCCTGATGAAACCTTCTCTGGGACCGTCCGCTTTATGTTAAAGTAACCCAAGTTGCTATCTTGAAGTAAAAGGGTATTTTCAGCGCGTTTTTTAGGTTTTCATAAATCGTAAACCTTTTAAGCCTAATCTATGATGCTTTAAAGCCCCAGCGGGGCGGCATGTGTGTAGAAGCGGGTTCTCCCCAAGAAT is a window from the Candidatus Poribacteria bacterium genome containing:
- a CDS encoding aldose 1-epimerase → MGIFSFRRSGGRRWHHALRIGMGCLLFGLSTILTNADGEKTMAHTAYSVAVETVTALGSKYQVYYIQQDGKAVAEIVPALGNNCYAFKVADGDTWLNLIDAPPDLATLEERPTAYGNPILFPFPNRIRNGTWQFEGETYQFDKAPDSPTTIHGLLLNLPYQVESHVADENGATLVCSLNSQDFPDVARQYPFPFRIEITYTLKDAALMMGIAIKNTCDRNMPVGFGIHPYFSVDLGTEANAAKAIITVPAAKYWELDEVLVPTGTQHDVADTLDLQKGQPFAKLKLDHVFTDVQLVDGVSRCLIENKDTGYGMVMESDAQFTELVVYTPPDRDAICFEPYTCPTDAINLEARGIPAGVIVLAPDETFSGTVRFMLK